The genomic segment CTTTCAGTCGGAATAATGAAGCCACCGCCTTCTAGGCGGTGGTCTGTTCACTTTCAATTCCTCTACACTACGAATTAGATAATGTGCTATTCCTTGAGCTTTAATATTATTCCAGACTAATTCAACAGGATTAAGATTTGGGGAATAAGTAGGTAGAAAAAATATTTTTACTTTTCCATCGGTTTTCTTCAAATATTCTTTAACTACATTGGAATGATGGACAGAATATCCATCAGTGATAATCCAGACCGGGGAGGTAGCGTCCTTAACCAAACTTTTCAAATATTCAACAAAAGCATCACCGTTTAATGATTGCGTCCCTACTTGGAAATGTATTTCTCCTTCATTAGTTATCGCAGCAATCATATTGATGCGATAACGTCCCCCTGTAGCAGGAACAATAGGGGTCAAACCTTGGAAACTCCATGTGGTACCAGCATGATAATCTGTACGCACTCCAGCCTCATCAAGAAAATAAATTTTTGCTCCTTCTTTTTCAGCTAATTCTTTGATTTTAGGGAA from the Gammaproteobacteria bacterium genome contains:
- a CDS encoding transposase; the encoded protein is MKKDFDGRTLDHSTLEYIRIQAVKAIRKGIPIKEVAEIFGVHISRVYEWNQRAQKKGMDALRSKPVPGRQSFLNEQQKKVLALWLCVFTPLDFKFETVLWTTEIIKALIENEFSIQMSRSAVSRLLHRIGLTPQRPARRAIERQAAAVENWKNNEFPKIKELAEKEGAKIYFLDEAGVRTDYHAGTTWSFQGLTPIVPATGGRYRINMIAAITNEGEIHFQVGTQSLNGDAFVEYLKSLVKDATSPVWIITDGYSVHHSNVVKEYLKKTDGKVKIFFLPTYSPNLNPVELVWNNIKAQGIAHYLIRSVEELKVNRPPPRRRWLHYSD